From a single Solenopsis invicta isolate M01_SB chromosome 6, UNIL_Sinv_3.0, whole genome shotgun sequence genomic region:
- the LOC105200564 gene encoding uncharacterized protein LOC105200564, with protein sequence MCQSTKILLFIFNVVLTSHIGRSKMANSDIAEILHRPIRSLTFPEHSNMGIFVALAVPLEDPLNSISLSYFFEANYVLPPNITYLEPWRRIERRKRNIERATIYRVLESKFESSGYSGRECLLRAICETSAFPLQHNGLIGDIMHVIFTPSTSRHEGLPRDVVEAELVGRNGSCSKYQLQCPLGLFDLIGVLA encoded by the exons ATGTGTCAGTCGACGAAGATCTT actttttatatttaatgtggTATTGACATCGCACATTGGACGATCAAAGATGGCAAACTCGGATATTGCGGAAATTTTGCATCGACCTATTAGGAGTCTAACGTTTCCAGAGCACAGTAATATGGGC ATCTTTGTCGCTCTCGCAGTACCGCTCGAGGATCCTCTGAATTCGATCTCGCTATCGTACTTCTTCGAGGCTAACTACGTTTTACCACCGAACATAACGTACCTCGAGCCCTGGAGGAGGATAGAAAGAAGGAAACGGAATATCGAGAGAGCCACAATCTATCGAGTTCTGGAAAGTAAATTCGAGAG CTCCGGGTATTCCGGAAGGGAGTGTCTACTGAGAGCAATTTGCGAGACCTCGGCGTTTCCGCTCCAACACAACGGCTTGATCGGCGACATCATGCACGTAATCTTCAC TCCGAGTACTTCGAGACACGAGGGATTGCCGCGAGATGTTGTCGAGGCTGAACTGGTCGGCCGCAATGGAAGCTGCTCCAAGTACCAACTGCAATGCCCATTGGGACTCTTCGACTTGATTGGAGTCCTCGCGTGA